Genomic segment of bacterium:
AGCGGACACGAATTAAATCTTCCCGAAAGGGGTTAAAGGTTCTTTTAAAAGCGGTGATCTGGACTGAAATACCTGTGCCTGAGGCAATGGCCACACTCCAGGAAAAGATTAAAGCCTACCTGGAAGGACTAATAGGTGTTCCTAAATGTCAAGAGGTGAGGGTTCTGGTAGTCAAAATCCTGCATACAGAATGGGCTCGACAAAGGAGTAATAGAGAGATTGACTGAAGGAGGGGAGAACTATGGATAATTTGAAGGAGAAATTTATGGAGTTGTTAGCGGCTTATCCGGGTATGGTTATTGGGGGGGGAGTCGGTTTACTGGCGGCGCTATTCGTGCTCACCTTCGGAATTTTTAACACCTTGATTTTAGTGGTGTGTGTTGGGGGAGGCTTAGTGATCGGCAAGATGCTGATGGAGAAATAAA
This window contains:
- a CDS encoding DUF2273 domain-containing protein; translation: MDNLKEKFMELLAAYPGMVIGGGVGLLAALFVLTFGIFNTLILVVCVGGGLVIGKMLMEK